One region of Oncorhynchus mykiss isolate Arlee chromosome 8, USDA_OmykA_1.1, whole genome shotgun sequence genomic DNA includes:
- the LOC110530631 gene encoding ciliogenesis-associated TTC17-interacting protein isoform X2: MEETATTEEAVELKASSEAIAFLSSIRAAEMQRCLFEDSLVTVSEGGRELGEFKVTVERTICREQPCLLLHAHSHGAIDNTPCGTAITAYLSLNLETLEQNHHEYVKLQDHRLDRKCHMVQHDGQLVVNKITTVGEEIRRQTLSYPLSSVKGLVSEGSNLLLLRVFALRKNVPENMTFLSFDQDTHISTSTYELGCRQQTAGEEVVEVFGVERTVNSVEDIPAMWHCYFLSDGHLASRVQVGSPVTMRLLLLPLQTHTEVRDDKPVFEKRSLVWEEDMQMHSMFLDRKEELKAEHASYLRQHPELRTMMADFLQFLLLRKPSDVFVFAREYFSPFASLQPPGSTFNTSSP, translated from the exons ATGGAAGAGACTGCTACGACGGAGGAAGCCGTGGAGTTAAAAGCCTCTAGCGAGGCCATCGCCTTTCTGTCCAGCATAC ggGCTGCGGAGATGCAGCGGTGTCTGTTTGAAGACTCTCTGGTGACAGTGTCCgaggggggcagagagctggGAGAGTTTAAGGTGACTGTGGAGAGGACCATTTGCAGGGAGCAGCCTTGCCTGCTGCTGCATGCACACAGCCATGGAGCTATTGACAACACTCCCTGTGGTACAGCCATCACTG CCTACCTTTCTTTGAACCTGGAGACCCTGGAGCAAAACCACCACGAGTACGTCAAG CTTCAGGACCACCGATTGGACAGGAAGTGTCACATGGTCCAGCATGATGGACAGCTGGTGGTGAACAAAATCACCACtgtgggagag gAGATTAGGAGGCAGACCTTGTCGTACCCTCTGTCCTCTGTGAAGGGGTTAGTGTCCGAGGGCTCTAACCTGCTGCTGCTGAGGGTATTCGCTCTGAGGAAGAACGTCCCGGAAAACATGACCTTCCTCTCCTTCGACCAGGACACACACATATCCACCTCCACATAT GAGCTGGGGTGCAGGCAGCAGACGGCgggagaggaggtggtggaggtgtttGGGGTGGAGAGGACGGTCAACTCGGTGGAGGACATCCCAGCCATGTGGCACTGCTACTTCCTGTCTGACGG GCATCTGGCTAGCCGAGTGCAGGTGGGCTCTCCTGTGACCATGAGGCTCTTGCTACTCCCgctccaaacacacacag AGGTGAGAGATGATAAGCCTGTGTTTGAGAAGAGGTCTCTGGTCTGGGAGGAGGACATGCAGATGCACTCCATGTTCCTGGACAGAAAG gagGAGTTGAAGGCGGAGCATGCCTCGTACCTGCGGCAGCACCCGGAGCTCCGCACTATGATGGCTGACTTCCTGCAGTTTTTGTTACTAAGGAAACCGAGCGACGTATTTGTGTTTGCCCGCGAATACTTCTCCCCATTTGCCTCCCTCCAACCTCCGGGGAGCACCTTCAACACCTCCTCACCCTGA
- the LOC110530631 gene encoding ciliogenesis-associated TTC17-interacting protein isoform X1, with protein MEETATTEEAVELKASSEAIAFLSSIRAAEMQRCLFEDSLVTVSEGGRELGEFKVTVERTICREQPCLLLHAHSHGAIDNTPCGTAITAYLSLNLETLEQNHHEYVKLQDHRLDRKCHMVQHDGQLVVNKITTVGEEIRRQTLSYPLSSVKGLVSEGSNLLLLRVFALRKNVPENMTFLSFDQDTHISTSTYKELGCRQQTAGEEVVEVFGVERTVNSVEDIPAMWHCYFLSDGHLASRVQVGSPVTMRLLLLPLQTHTEVRDDKPVFEKRSLVWEEDMQMHSMFLDRKEELKAEHASYLRQHPELRTMMADFLQFLLLRKPSDVFVFAREYFSPFASLQPPGSTFNTSSP; from the exons ATGGAAGAGACTGCTACGACGGAGGAAGCCGTGGAGTTAAAAGCCTCTAGCGAGGCCATCGCCTTTCTGTCCAGCATAC ggGCTGCGGAGATGCAGCGGTGTCTGTTTGAAGACTCTCTGGTGACAGTGTCCgaggggggcagagagctggGAGAGTTTAAGGTGACTGTGGAGAGGACCATTTGCAGGGAGCAGCCTTGCCTGCTGCTGCATGCACACAGCCATGGAGCTATTGACAACACTCCCTGTGGTACAGCCATCACTG CCTACCTTTCTTTGAACCTGGAGACCCTGGAGCAAAACCACCACGAGTACGTCAAG CTTCAGGACCACCGATTGGACAGGAAGTGTCACATGGTCCAGCATGATGGACAGCTGGTGGTGAACAAAATCACCACtgtgggagag gAGATTAGGAGGCAGACCTTGTCGTACCCTCTGTCCTCTGTGAAGGGGTTAGTGTCCGAGGGCTCTAACCTGCTGCTGCTGAGGGTATTCGCTCTGAGGAAGAACGTCCCGGAAAACATGACCTTCCTCTCCTTCGACCAGGACACACACATATCCACCTCCACATAT AAGGAGCTGGGGTGCAGGCAGCAGACGGCgggagaggaggtggtggaggtgtttGGGGTGGAGAGGACGGTCAACTCGGTGGAGGACATCCCAGCCATGTGGCACTGCTACTTCCTGTCTGACGG GCATCTGGCTAGCCGAGTGCAGGTGGGCTCTCCTGTGACCATGAGGCTCTTGCTACTCCCgctccaaacacacacag AGGTGAGAGATGATAAGCCTGTGTTTGAGAAGAGGTCTCTGGTCTGGGAGGAGGACATGCAGATGCACTCCATGTTCCTGGACAGAAAG gagGAGTTGAAGGCGGAGCATGCCTCGTACCTGCGGCAGCACCCGGAGCTCCGCACTATGATGGCTGACTTCCTGCAGTTTTTGTTACTAAGGAAACCGAGCGACGTATTTGTGTTTGCCCGCGAATACTTCTCCCCATTTGCCTCCCTCCAACCTCCGGGGAGCACCTTCAACACCTCCTCACCCTGA